The genomic segment TCGACGATCTGGAAGGCCATTCCTAGGTTCATGCCGTAGTCCGCCAGCGCCTGGACGTGCTCCGCGGGCGCCCCGGAGAGGACTCCGGCCACGCGTCCGCAGCCGGAAAACAGGCAGGCGGTCTTGCGGCGGATGATCTCCAGGTGCTCGTCCTCGGTCACGTTGATGTCCGAGCGGCGCCGATCGGCGATCAGCTCCCCCTCGATCATCTTCAGAGTGATCTCCGCCAGGATCTTGATGATCCGGAGGTCGTCCGCCGCCAGCGCCATGTTCATCGACTTGATGTAGAGGTAGTCGCCCAGGAGCACCGTCAGCCCGTTGCCCCAGCGGGCGTTGAGCGAGCCCCGCCCGCGCCGCAGCTCCGCCTCGTCGATGACGTCGTCGTGCACGAGCGTGGCGGTGTGGATGAACTCGAACACCGAGGCGAACATCACGTCCCGATCCCCCTTGTAGCCGCAGAGCTGCGAGGACAGGAGAAGGAGGATCGGCCGCACGCGCTTCCCCCCGCCATCGGCGATGTAGCGGCCGAGTTCGTCGATGACGCCGACCTCGGAGCGCAGGTGCCGGCGGCACTCCTGCTCGACCTCCGCCAGCTTGTCTCCGACGAGGAGCAGGATCTCGGGCAGCCCGTGCGGCAGCGGACGCGCGGCGCCGTGCGGGATCGCTGCGGACGGCGCCGGGACGCCGCGCGGGAGGCCGGGGCGCGCCGTCTTCAATCCCGAGGCGAGATCGGTCACGGCTCCTCCACCCGGACCGCCGGCGACGGCTCGTCCTTGCCGGGAGCGTCCTCGGCGTTGCGCGGCCCCCCGGGAAGCGTCCGCGTCTCGATCACCCGGCCCCCCTCGACGAGATAGGCCACGCCGGCCTGGTCGTAGCGCCACAGCTCGCGGCCCGGGCCTTCCGGAGCGCGACTCTTGGGGAGACCGAGCGAGCGGAGGACCTGCCCGACCTGGCTGCCGGGAGTGTACGCATCGATCAGGGCCTTCACCTGCGGCCAGTCGGGCTGGGACCTCAGACCGACGGAGACCTCGACCGGGCGTCCCAGGCGCACGCGCTTCGTGATCTCACGGTCCTCCGGGAGACGGTACTGCACGGAGTCGAAGGTCTTCGGATCGTAGAAGCGCAGGTAGTAGTAGGGGAACGTCGCGTCGACCGGACACTCGAACTCGAAGAATCCCAGCGAGTCGGTCACGGCGCGTTTCTCCTCGACGCTCTGGTCGAGGGATCGCAGTCCCCCGAGCTTCACGAAGGTGCGCGATTTCAGGAGGCGCACGGTCTGGCCCGGGACCCCTTCGCCATTCTCGCCCGTGATCCGGCCGCGCACCGCGACCTTCGAGGGGTCCGGCGCCGCAGCCGCGAAGGCCCCTCCGACGGCAAGACACGCGATCGCCGCGGCCGCCACGACGTGCGGCGCGGTGCGGCGGCCGATTCTCCACGCTGATCTGCCCACGATCCTCCCTCAGCGGTAGTTGGTGAACTGCATGTCGAAATCCAGGGCGCTGTCGCGCAGGAGCTTGATCGCCAGCTGCAAGTCATCCTTGTTCTTCCCCTTCACCCGGACCTGGTCCGACTGGATCGACGCCTGGACCTTGAGCCCGCTCGTCTTGAGGATCTTGACGATCTCCTTGGCCTGCTCCTGGGGAATCCCCTGCTGGAGCGCCACCTGCTGCCTCAGGCTCCCGCCGGTCGCCTGCTCCGGGGTCTTGAAGGTCAATCCCTTCCCCGGCACGCGGCGCGCCGCCAGCTTCTGCACCAGGATCTCGGTCACCGCGCCCAGCTTGTACTCATCGTCCGCCGTGAGATGGACGATCTCCTTCTCGCGGCGGATATCGGAGATGCTCCCCTTGAAGTCGTAACGCTGGCGGATCTCCTTGAGCGCCTGCTGGACGGCGTTGTCGACCTCCTGCAGATCGATCTTGGATACGATGTCGAAGGAGCTCTCGGACGCCATCGAAACGTCCTCCGGGGGGCGAAAAAGGGGGCGATCTTAGCACCCCGATCCGACGCTTTGCAAGGATGCGGCGCGGGGCGTCAGGACGGCCCGACCTCCTGCACCTCGATCCCCGCGGGGGGCGTGAACTCGAACAGGTCGTCCGGGAGCGTGTCGACCCGGCGGATGCGCTCCAGCCTGTAGGTGACGCGGCTCCCGAGGGGCTCCACGATGGTCAGGCTCTTCACCAGACGATCCGGCCCCGTGGTGAGGAGAAGGAACTCGTACTCCGGCCGCGGGGCGCGCGGCGACAGCATGAGGGGATGCGGCCCGCGCTCGGGCCCCGGCCCCCAGCCGATGGAGAAGTTGGCCACCAGGTCGATGCGATTGAGGAGAATGGAGACGCCGGAGCCCGGAGACCGCGGATCCAGAGGCGCCACCACGACCTGCCTTTCTTCGGGGAGATAGAGGTACGTCCTGCGGCCGTCGGCGATGGCGAGCTTGCCCTTCGGGACGTCGTACTCGAAGCGCATCCGTCCCGGACGAAGCAGGTAGACCGTCCCCTTTTCGACCTGCGGCCGCGGCAGACCGGGGGACTCGACCGTCTGGGTGAACGACGCGACCAGCCCCGTGACGCCGTTGAGAGCGGCCTCCACACGGCGCGCCTCCTCGACCGCGTCGGCCTGCGCGGTCGTGGCCGCGGGCGAGCCCGCCTCGCTCCGCGTGGCCGCCGGGCCGAGGAACGCGGAGACGATTGCCACGAGACCGAGCCACCGGGAATCACGGCGCATCGAACCATCTTACACGACCCGCGCCCCCGCGCGTTGACTGCGGACCGGGCGTAGGTTAGACTCCCGCCTCGCTCAAGCGCCGCGCGGGCCGCGGCATTGCGACGCGGGGTGCCACATGCTCGTCAAGCGCCGGGGACTCTGGATCGCCGTCGTGATCGTCGCGCTCGTCCTGGGCACGATGACCTTCGTGCCGGCAGGCCGGTTCGCCGTGCGCGAGGCGCAGGGAGGCGCGGCGGTGCCGCTCGATCCGGGCCTGCACCTGCGCCTGCCGCTCTATCACCGGGTGTACGTGTACGATACCGCTCCGGTGACCCTCGACGGGACGGTCGACATCATCACCCGCGACCACGCATCCTTCAAGCTGCCGGTGCGCCTCACCGGCCATGCCTCCCCCGCCGACATCCTGACCTTTCACCAGGGG from the Candidatus Polarisedimenticolia bacterium genome contains:
- a CDS encoding polyprenyl synthetase family protein, which produces MTDLASGLKTARPGLPRGVPAPSAAIPHGAARPLPHGLPEILLLVGDKLAEVEQECRRHLRSEVGVIDELGRYIADGGGKRVRPILLLLSSQLCGYKGDRDVMFASVFEFIHTATLVHDDVIDEAELRRGRGSLNARWGNGLTVLLGDYLYIKSMNMALAADDLRIIKILAEITLKMIEGELIADRRRSDINVTEDEHLEIIRRKTACLFSGCGRVAGVLSGAPAEHVQALADYGMNLGMAFQIVDDLLDFTAKESVLGKPVASDLREGKLTLPLIYLLQKGEPAVRAMVHTVLEERDFRTVSRDDVIDLLHRGRTLEMTRDLATSYARRAQAALKPFPPCAARDALMALPDFVLVREY
- a CDS encoding YajQ family cyclic di-GMP-binding protein, whose translation is MASESSFDIVSKIDLQEVDNAVQQALKEIRQRYDFKGSISDIRREKEIVHLTADDEYKLGAVTEILVQKLAARRVPGKGLTFKTPEQATGGSLRQQVALQQGIPQEQAKEIVKILKTSGLKVQASIQSDQVRVKGKNKDDLQLAIKLLRDSALDFDMQFTNYR
- a CDS encoding outer membrane lipoprotein carrier protein LolA; the protein is MRRDSRWLGLVAIVSAFLGPAATRSEAGSPAATTAQADAVEEARRVEAALNGVTGLVASFTQTVESPGLPRPQVEKGTVYLLRPGRMRFEYDVPKGKLAIADGRRTYLYLPEERQVVVAPLDPRSPGSGVSILLNRIDLVANFSIGWGPGPERGPHPLMLSPRAPRPEYEFLLLTTGPDRLVKSLTIVEPLGSRVTYRLERIRRVDTLPDDLFEFTPPAGIEVQEVGPS